The following proteins are co-located in the Paenibacillus sp. FSL H8-0079 genome:
- a CDS encoding GntR family transcriptional regulator, with the protein MLFPSSWLQGASRGEAIACELRLRIISGTLRPGEILSENRIAADFDSSRSPVREALRTLSNEGLIRLERMGVVVLGLRIKDVEELYDVRFLIESFVQQRLAGDVPESLITQLRNVIDKMQLAGRHQDAVEFAYQDLVFHETIIEAAQHSRISHLWNSIRYVVMTVMLLTTRRVFVQGEQKVSAVIEKHRSLVEALESGDKLLIQAGVRTYFQDSGKTLHESFDS; encoded by the coding sequence ATGCTATTTCCTTCTTCCTGGCTTCAAGGGGCTTCCCGTGGTGAAGCCATTGCCTGCGAATTAAGGCTGCGGATCATCAGTGGTACCCTTCGACCTGGAGAGATTTTGTCGGAAAATCGAATTGCGGCTGATTTTGACAGCAGTCGTTCACCTGTCCGTGAAGCGTTAAGAACATTGTCTAATGAAGGTCTGATTCGACTTGAACGTATGGGTGTCGTTGTCCTGGGACTGAGGATCAAGGATGTCGAAGAATTATATGATGTCCGTTTCCTGATTGAAAGTTTTGTGCAGCAGCGACTCGCTGGAGATGTTCCAGAGTCATTAATTACCCAGTTGCGTAACGTGATCGACAAAATGCAACTCGCTGGAAGACATCAGGACGCTGTCGAATTCGCTTATCAGGATCTCGTTTTCCACGAAACCATCATTGAAGCAGCCCAGCATTCCCGTATTTCACACCTATGGAACAGTATTCGATATGTTGTGATGACCGTTATGCTGCTCACGACGCGCAGAGTATTTGTTCAAGGCGAGCAGAAAGTAAGCGCTGTAATTGAGAAACACCGTTCGCTCGTTGAAGCATTAGAATCCGGTGACAAATTGCTCATTCAGGCTGGAGTCCGCACGTATTTCCAAGATTCCGGCAAAACCTTGCACGAAAGCTTCGATTCCTAA
- a CDS encoding gluconate:H+ symporter, translating to MSTLFGLSHNATLLVWTLIAIVFLIVLISKYKWNPFITLLLSALMLGLLTGMKPADVISSITGGLGGTLGTIAIVIALGTMLGKMMAESGGAERIATTLVDRFGVKRVHWAMMIVGFIVGIPVFFEVGVILMIPIIFTVARKTNMSLLQIGIPILAGLSTVHGLVPPHPAPMIAVEAFSADLGKTILYSLIVGIPTAIIAGPLFGKFIGKRIHTEPPAELAEQFATKTNSNMPGFGITLFTILLPVILMLIGSIASIIDPNATSGFTVFSEFIGHEIIALLISVVFALFSLGFARGFTKHDISRFTSECLAPTATIILIIGGGGAFKQVLINSGVGNAIAEVATHANINVILFAWLVAALIRVATGSATVAMTTAAGIVAPVLALTPGANIELVVLATGAGSLILSHVNDAGFWMIKEFFNMSVAQTLKTWTVMETLLSVVGLIFILLLSTVV from the coding sequence ATGAGCACTCTTTTTGGACTATCCCATAATGCAACATTATTGGTCTGGACATTAATTGCGATCGTTTTTCTGATCGTTTTGATCTCCAAATATAAATGGAATCCCTTTATCACCCTTTTGTTATCCGCATTAATGCTCGGTTTACTTACAGGTATGAAACCTGCCGATGTGATCTCTTCCATTACCGGGGGACTCGGCGGCACACTTGGAACCATTGCAATTGTTATTGCTCTTGGTACGATGCTCGGTAAGATGATGGCCGAATCCGGCGGTGCCGAGCGCATTGCAACCACATTGGTCGATCGGTTCGGTGTGAAACGTGTGCACTGGGCCATGATGATTGTTGGCTTTATCGTCGGTATTCCTGTTTTCTTCGAAGTCGGCGTTATTTTGATGATCCCCATCATTTTCACCGTTGCACGTAAAACCAACATGTCATTGCTGCAGATCGGTATTCCCATTTTGGCAGGTCTGTCGACTGTACATGGTCTGGTTCCACCCCATCCAGCGCCAATGATTGCAGTTGAAGCCTTCAGCGCAGATCTGGGTAAAACCATTTTGTACTCCCTTATTGTTGGTATTCCTACAGCGATTATTGCAGGTCCTTTGTTTGGTAAATTTATTGGAAAAAGAATACACACCGAACCGCCAGCTGAACTGGCTGAACAATTCGCAACCAAAACAAACAGCAACATGCCTGGGTTTGGTATTACCCTGTTTACCATATTGCTGCCGGTCATTCTGATGTTAATCGGTTCCATAGCGAGCATCATTGATCCAAATGCCACGAGCGGATTCACCGTGTTCAGTGAATTTATCGGTCATGAGATCATTGCTCTGCTGATTTCTGTTGTATTTGCCCTCTTTTCACTCGGCTTCGCACGTGGATTCACCAAGCACGATATTTCTCGCTTCACCAGTGAATGTCTGGCGCCTACGGCGACCATCATTCTCATTATTGGTGGAGGCGGTGCCTTCAAACAGGTATTGATCAATAGTGGTGTAGGTAACGCCATTGCTGAAGTCGCTACTCATGCCAACATTAACGTGATCCTGTTTGCCTGGCTTGTTGCGGCGCTTATTCGTGTAGCTACTGGTTCAGCAACCGTAGCCATGACAACAGCCGCTGGTATCGTCGCTCCAGTGCTTGCACTCACACCAGGCGCCAATATTGAACTCGTTGTACTCGCCACAGGCGCGGGGTCACTCATCTTGTCTCATGTGAACGATGCAGGATTCTGGATGATCAAAGAATTCTTTAATATGAGCGTCGCCCAGACATTGAAAACGTGGACCGTTATGGAAACACTATTATCCGTGGTCGGACTGATCTTTATTTTGCTGCTAAGTACAGTCGTATAA
- the gntK gene encoding gluconokinase, with protein sequence MNNYMIGIDIGTTSTKSVLFTEQGSVVSTSMQEYPLYTPAPDVAEQDPEEIVQAALRSVRGVMDQSGVAAEQILFVSCSSAMHSVIAMDQDDKPLTRCITWADNRSAAWSAQLQENELGHRIYLRTGTPIHPMSPLTKLMWLRHDESELFERTAKFISIKEYLFFRLFGQYVVDHSIASCTGLLNLEQLDWDAEALEIAGITPDHLSKLVPTTHILEGMNHESAEKMALSPSTPFVIGASDGVLSNLGVNAIEPGVVAATIGTSGAIRTVVDRPVTDPKGRTFCYALTENLWVIGGPVNNGGMLFRWVRDEFAASEVETAKRLGINSYDVLTKIAGRVRPGSEGLLFHPYLSGERAPLWNPDARGSFFGLTLHHKKEHMIRAVLEGVIFNLYTVLLAMEEQIGQPTSIQATGGFARSPLWRQMMSDIFNQEVVVPESFESSCLGAVVLGLYATGRIDSLHAVSSMVGTTHRHTPVKENAVLYQELLPIFIRISRKLEEEYADIAEFQRKMSHERL encoded by the coding sequence ATGAACAACTACATGATCGGAATCGATATCGGTACCACCAGTACCAAATCCGTGTTATTTACCGAGCAAGGTTCCGTCGTCAGTACCTCAATGCAGGAATATCCCTTGTATACCCCTGCACCCGATGTTGCCGAGCAGGACCCCGAGGAGATTGTACAGGCGGCTCTCCGCTCTGTACGAGGAGTTATGGATCAGAGTGGTGTTGCTGCCGAGCAGATCCTGTTCGTATCCTGCAGCTCGGCCATGCACAGTGTCATTGCCATGGATCAGGACGACAAACCCTTAACTCGGTGCATCACCTGGGCGGATAATCGAAGTGCAGCGTGGTCTGCCCAACTGCAAGAGAATGAATTGGGCCATCGCATCTATCTGCGCACAGGTACACCAATCCATCCCATGTCACCGCTGACCAAATTAATGTGGCTGCGCCACGATGAATCTGAACTTTTCGAGCGCACAGCCAAATTTATCTCTATTAAAGAATATCTGTTCTTCCGTCTATTCGGACAATATGTCGTCGACCATTCCATCGCTTCTTGCACAGGCTTGCTCAATCTGGAACAACTGGACTGGGATGCGGAAGCCCTTGAGATTGCAGGCATTACACCCGACCATCTGTCGAAGCTCGTACCTACAACACATATATTAGAAGGAATGAATCACGAATCGGCTGAAAAAATGGCTCTCTCCCCCTCCACGCCCTTCGTTATTGGCGCAAGTGACGGGGTTTTGTCCAATCTCGGCGTAAACGCCATTGAACCTGGTGTTGTTGCAGCAACCATCGGAACCAGCGGGGCCATTCGCACTGTCGTGGACCGTCCGGTTACCGACCCCAAAGGTCGGACCTTCTGTTACGCCCTCACAGAGAATCTTTGGGTCATTGGCGGACCTGTGAATAACGGTGGTATGTTATTTCGCTGGGTGCGGGATGAATTCGCAGCGTCTGAAGTGGAGACAGCCAAACGACTTGGCATCAATTCCTATGATGTGCTGACCAAAATTGCTGGACGTGTCCGGCCGGGATCGGAAGGACTTCTGTTTCATCCGTACCTTTCGGGCGAACGTGCCCCTTTGTGGAATCCGGATGCCCGTGGCTCCTTTTTCGGCTTAACACTCCATCATAAGAAAGAGCATATGATCCGCGCTGTCCTGGAAGGGGTCATTTTCAACCTATATACGGTACTACTCGCCATGGAAGAACAGATTGGACAACCTACCTCCATTCAAGCCACCGGTGGGTTTGCACGCTCTCCTCTCTGGCGCCAAATGATGTCCGATATCTTCAATCAGGAAGTCGTTGTACCTGAAAGCTTCGAAAGTTCCTGTCTGGGTGCCGTTGTGCTTGGTTTGTACGCTACTGGGAGAATTGACTCGCTTCATGCCGTTTCTTCCATGGTGGGTACAACCCATCGACATACCCCTGTCAAAGAGAATGCTGTACTCTACCAGGAGCTGCTGCCCATCTTTATTCGGATCTCTCGCAAACTGGAGGAGGAATACGCAGATATCGCTGAATTTCAACGCAAGATGTCCCATGAGCGTCTCTAA